A segment of the Candidatus Izimaplasma bacterium HR1 genome:
GGATTACCTGTTAAGAAAGGATCTATCAAGCCTTTAAAATTTTTGTCCTCAACTAGTAAGGCTGAGTGTCCTAAAAATGTGACTTTCATAATATACCTCCTTAAAGTTTTTTAATAAAGTGATATCCATCTAAGTATTTATTTTGCTCTTTAATATGAATTTTTGTAGGTGATAAGCAATAATCAAATTTTTTCCATAAGTTAATATAATTTGGATTATTATTTAGCGCCCATGCTCGTAATTGTGATATTCCTTCACTTCTAAAATATTTCTCTGTTTTTTCGATAAGTTTTGATGCAACACCTTGTTTTTGATAATTAGGATGAACTTCAAGAATCTCAACAAAGGCTTCGTTTACTTCACACAATGGTTCTAAAAGAGGGTTCAATTTAGTTGAGATAAAACCTACAACTGTTTTATCTTTCATTGCTATTAGTGAATAATCATTAATCTCTAATGAGACATATTCAGCTTTTACTTCACCAAATTGTTCCTTTATTAACTTGAGATGAATTTCGTTACATACACCAAACATTATACCTTTTTCCATAACTATACTTTTAGTATGATCTACTTTAAGTAGATACCTAAAGATGATAATAAACAATGAGATATAAGCTATAGTTACCATCAAAGCTAACATATCAAAATTGGCTTCACCATAGAAAAAATCAAAAGCTCCCATGAATGAAAAAATCACAAAGATAGCATATAACCTTAGATAATGGAATAGCATTTTATGAGTGTATCTTTTGTTTACGATTGTTATGATAAAATCAACAATCGTAAAGAATGGTAAAGCAATCATCAAGGTTAATGATAGTTTCTCTTCCATCCAATCTTCATTTTGGAATACTATAGACAATGCAATAATTAGTGCCAAAGTGATATATTTTAAAATATCCCATTGTCTTAGTAAATATAATCTATATGCATAGTAGCCTAGTGAAACTAAAATCATGATTGAATAAATTATGTATTGAAAAACTGTATTTGCAGATTGGTAACATTGCCAACCATCAGTGAATCCAC
Coding sequences within it:
- a CDS encoding Acetyltransferase (GNAT) family protein codes for the protein MKKKNNIYLILTYLFFIYPPFIWGLVLIYQEGNYGEEHIVSLWINLILIAVIAAICVLLIYKNKIHKPKGNEIKHLIFGLIGNIVVYFYTFQNLMKIDDYISIYLILLIVLGVHYLLISRKIVAKELWLLMPIFLALDLIHLIGTGCGFTDGWQCYQSANTVFQYIIYSIMILVSLGYYAYRLYLLRQWDILKYITLALIIALSIVFQNEDWMEEKLSLTLMIALPFFTIVDFIITIVNKRYTHKMLFHYLRLYAIFVIFSFMGAFDFFYGEANFDMLALMVTIAYISLFIIIFRYLLKVDHTKSIVMEKGIMFGVCNEIHLKLIKEQFGEVKAEYVSLEINDYSLIAMKDKTVVGFISTKLNPLLEPLCEVNEAFVEILEVHPNYQKQGVASKLIEKTEKYFRSEGISQLRAWALNNNPNYINLWKKFDYCLSPTKIHIKEQNKYLDGYHFIKKL